The Impatiens glandulifera chromosome 3, dImpGla2.1, whole genome shotgun sequence genome contains a region encoding:
- the LOC124929692 gene encoding WRKY transcription factor 22-like, whose amino-acid sequence MDPGWEFPNPNFNTQISSPDFDSLNHSFQHHHPTVPTPPPPPPPPPHDGQQSDDSTGLVIPTSHSEPNQSRRSRRYQERINVMQQRMTLEELLEVDSWTWRKYGQKPVKGSPNPRSYYRCTTAKGCGGRKQVERSLEDPNIYLVTYFGEHTHLRQTHRTRDRYKFQSNQITPDCNVPNRPSDLTTPPIITEDEEEDIVFIPNTVINEDILLSFQQLGRQHASSSNPLD is encoded by the exons ATGGATCCAGGATGGGAATTTCCAAATCCCAATTTCAATACACAAATTTCATCGCCGGACTTCGATTCTCTCAATCACTCATTCCAACATCATCATCCGACCGTTCCCACTCCtccaccgccgccgccgccgccgccgcatGATGGACAGCAATCAGACGACAGTACTGGTCTCGTTATTCCAACTTCTCATTCTGAGCCTAACCAATCCAGAAGAAG CCGGAGATATCAAGAGAGGATTAATGTGATGCAGCAGCGGATGACTCTGGAGGAGCTGTTGGAGGTCGATTCATGGACTTGGAGGAAATACGGACAAAAACCCGTTAAAGGCTCGCCGAATCCAAG AAGTTATTACAGATGCACCACCGCAAAAGGATGTGGTGGGAGAAAGCAAGTAGAGAGGAGCCTTGAGGATCCCAATATCTACTTAGTTACCTACTTCGGCGAGCACACCCATCTCCGTCAAACTCACCGGACTCGCGATCGATACAAGTTCCAGTCCAATCAGATTACCCCCGATTGTAATGTCCCCAACCGCCCATCAGATCTCACCACACCGCCCATTATTACCGAGGATGAGGAGGAGGACATTGTTTTCATTCCCAACACGGTTATTAACGAGGATATCCTATTGTCTTTCCAACAGCTCGGTCGACAGCATGCTTCTTCTTCCAACCCCTTAGACTAA
- the LOC124931380 gene encoding glutaminyl-peptide cyclotransferase-like isoform X1, translating into MASGSIRKKISNSNGSSSLSKHMRKISIVLLFLVIYVASIPSNVSSVSGSSVGIYSIKVVNEYPHDPRAFTQGLLYSGNDTLFESTGLNGQSSVRKVSLHTGKVEAIHKLPHVIFGEGLTLIHDRLYQVIWKEKTGFIYDRYNLSKVKKFTHQMKDGWGLATDGKVLYGSDGTSTLYQMDPQTLKVIKKNIVKYKDHEVFNLNELEYINGEIWANVWQTDCIARISTKDGTVLSWILLPKLREGLIASGHSGIDVLNGIAWDKDNNRIFVTGKRWPKIYEIKLLPSTKEAASRGGGVEKLCFRQRF; encoded by the exons ATGGCCAGCGGTTcaataaggaagaagataagCAACAGCAACGGCTCTTCATCTTTATCTAAACATATGAGGAAAATCTCCATTGTTCTCCTCTTTCTCGTTATTTACGTTGCTAGCATTCCATCGAACGTCTCGAGTGTGTCCGGATCTTCCGTCGGAATCTATTCCATCAAAGTCGTCAACGAGTATCCTCACGATCCTAGAGCCTTCACTCAG GGCCTCCTCTACAGTGGAAATGATACTCTATTTGAATCAACTGGCCTCAATGGACAG TCATCTGTTAGGAAGGTGTCTCTCCATACGGGAAAG GTGGAAGCCATACACAAGCTTCCTCATGTTATTTTTGGGGAGGGATTAACCCTTATCCATGACCG GTTGTATCAAGTGATCTGGAAGGAGAAAACTGGTTTCATATATGATCGTTATAATTTAAGCAAA GTAAAGAAATTTACTCATCAAATGAAAGATGGTTGGGGTCTGGCAACTGATGGGAAAGTTCTTTATGGGAGTGATGGAACTTCCACTTTATACCAGATGGATCCCCAAACATTAAAAG TGATTAAGAAAAACATTGTCAAGTATAAAGATCATGAAGTATTCAATCTAAATGAACTAGAATATATAAATGGTGAAATCTGGGCAAATGTTTGGCAG aCGGACTGCATTGCAAGAATCTCTACCAAAGATGGCACTGTTTTGAGTTGGATTCTCCTTCCGAAATTAAG GGAGGGACTGATAGCATCTGGCCACAGT GGTATTGATGTGTTGAACGGCATTGCGTGGGATAAAGATAACAATAGGATCTTTG TGACTGGGAAACGTTGGCCAAAGATATACGAGATAAAGTTGCTACCTAGCACAAAGGAGGCTGCATCTAGAGGAGGAGGCGTAGAGAAACTTTGTTTTCGTCAacgattttga
- the LOC124929691 gene encoding cation/H(+) antiporter 15-like, with product MTTPNITGGSATPSFAEQVICYAPLMIDSSGVWQNENPMDFSIPLFLFQWMLVIILSRLMAFILKPLRQPRIMSELIGGLMVGPSFMGGGSKLGKHIFPPRSFLVFDTMANVGLLFFLFLLGLEMDISVLGKSSRRVVAIAVGGLLVPLFVLCGFSFILHHLDESFKLTTFMFFVPLALSVTAFPVLARMLAELKLLHVEIGRVAISSALVCDYCIWVLLIIGISLGTDQTVSLSTLWILISGVIIGSFCLFGIRLAITRWLMFRAQIHGEEDKNFSELTICLVLAGAMLCAFSTDAVGLHFASGAFVYGLAIPNGPLVAVIVDKLEDMVNGYLLPLFFFFSGMKTKMYEIQGGFIWGMLILIIFLAWISKTHGNDYSQHWMGTKCMYIIDNTAYTMMMITAVVTTGIVMPTVGAIYQPEIQFKAHKWRTIESTAFTADAFAYLEILACIHNPKSNVPTILNLVRASHPSQDSLLSLFLLQLIELTNRSSAIHIVQGNPDQQSKNWGSTSGFDHLVGELLGDLEEVLTFASIQTLITVSSYSTIHEDICNVAKDKGIAMILLPFHKQKTVDEEMDTINPKFQMINQQVQANAPCSVGILIDRGSGGLYNSNDFYNIAVLFFGGADDREALSYGLRMSRHQNVNLTIVRFVAHNEVLGNENNEREMDESFIEEAKRHRQQAVAASWRLSYDETVVTSSDQTIEVIGSLGGSYDFFVVGKTHKIDSSVMAGIGEWSDCPELGAIGDLMASPDFKSKASVLVVQQYCTTADSSS from the exons atgaCTACACCGAACATCACCGGAGGATCTGCTACTCCTTCATTCGCAGAACAAGTTATATGCTATGCTCCATTGATGATAGACAGCTCGGGAGTGTGGCAGAATGAAAACCCTATGGATTTCTCTATTCCCCTCTTCCTATTCCAATGGATGCTCGTCATCATCCTCAGCCGACTTATGGCTTTCATTCTCAAACCATTGCGCCAGCCTCGAATCATGTCCGAGCTCATT GGTGGCCTAATGGTCGGCCCCTCGTTTATGGGAGGGGGATCGAAACTTGGCAAGCATATATTTCCACCGAGAAGCTTCCTTGTTTTTGATACGATGGCAAACGTGGGTCtactcttcttcctcttcctgtTAGGATTAGAGATGGACATATCTGTGCTCGGTAAATCTAGTAGAAGAGTGGTAGCCATAGCTGTTGGGGGCTTACTGGTACCTCTCTTTGTACTATGCGGCTTCTCTTTCATTTTGCACCACCTGGATGAGAGTTTTAAATTGACCACGTTCATGTTCTTCGTCCCTCTTGCCCTCTCCGTTACTGCGTTTCCAGTCCTGGCAAGAATGTTAGCTGAGCTCAAGCTCCTCCACGTAGAGATTGGAAGAGTAGCCATCTCATCTGCACTAGTTTGCGACTACTGCATTTGGGTTCTCCTTATAATTGGCATTTCCTTAGGGACAGATCAAACTGTTTCCTTATCGACTCTTTGGATTCTTATCTCCGGTGTCATCATTGGATCCTTCTGTCTCTTTGGAATCCGGCTTGCCATCACGCGATGGCTCATGTTCAGAGCTCAAATTCACGGAGAAGAGGATAAGAATTTCAGTGAGTTGACCATTTGTTTAGTTCTTGCAGGGGCTATGTTGTGTGCCTTCAGCACTGATGCTGTGGGCTTGCATTTTGCTTCGGGTGCATTTGTTTACGGGCTGGCCATCCCAAATGGTCCTCTCGTAGCCGTCATTGTCGACAAGCTTGAAGACATGGTTAACGGCTATCTCTTGCcgctcttcttctttttcagtgGAATGAAAACCAAAATGTATGAGATTCAAGGGGGTTTCATTTGGGGAATGTTAATCCTCATCATTTTCTTGGCCTGGATTTCTAA GACTCATGGAAATGATTATTCTCAACATTGGATGGGAACAAAATGTATGTAT ATTATAGATAACACAGCCTACACAATGATGATGATCACAGCAGTTGTGACGACCGGGATAGTGATGCCTACTGTAGGAGCAATTTATCAGCCAGAAATCCAGTTCAAAGCGCATAAATGGAGAACAATTGAGAGTACAGCATTCACAGCAGACGCATTCGCATACTTAGAAATCCTGGCATGCATCCACAATCCGAAAAGCAACGTTCCTACCATTCTCAATCTCGTCAGGGCTTCGCATCCATCTCAGGACTCCCTGCTATCATTGTTCCTCCTACAACTAATCGAGCTCACCAATAGATCCTCTGCAATACACATTGTCCAGGGCAATCCAGATCAGCAATCCAAGAACTGGGGATCAACGTCGGGATTCGACCACCTCGTGGGGGAGTTACTAGGGGATCTAGAAGAGGTACTGACATTCGCATCGATACAAACGCTGATAACGGTTTCATCCTATTCCACAATACACGAAGACATATGTAACGTGGCGAAAGACAAAGGGATCGCGATGATCCTTCTGCCTTTCCATAAACAGAAGACGGTGGACGAAGAGATGGACACGATAAATCCAAAGTTCCAGATGATCAACCAGCAGGTACAAGCGAATGCACCTTGCTCGGTTGGGATTCTGATAGACAGAGGTTCTGGCGGTTTGTATAACTCGAACGATTTCTACAACATTGCGGTTCTTTTTTTCGGAGGAGCTGACGACAGGGAAGCGTTGTCTTACGGGTTGAGAATGTCTCGACATCAGAACGTGAACCTGACAATTGTTCGGTTCGTGGCTCATAACGAGGTGTTGGGAAATGAAAATAACGAAAGGGAAATGGACGAGAGCTTCATTGAAGAAGCGAAGAGACACCGTCAACAGGCGGTGGCGGCGTCGTGGAGGTTGAGTTACGATGAGACGGTGGTGACGAGTTCGGATCAGACGATAGAAGTGATCGGGTCGTTGGGCGGGAGTTACGATTTCTTTGTGGTCGGGAAGACCCACAAAATAGATTCGAGTGTGATGGCGGGTATAGGGGAGTGGAGTGATTGTCCCGAGCTTGGAGCCATTGGAGATTTAATGGCATCTCCAGATTTCAAAAGTAAAGCATCAGTTTTGGTAGTCCAACAATATTGCACTACTGCCGACTCCTCCTCATGA
- the LOC124931380 gene encoding glutaminyl-peptide cyclotransferase-like isoform X2 — protein sequence MASGSIRKKISNSNGSSSLSKHMRKISIVLLFLVIYVASIPSNVSSVSGSSVGIYSIKVVNEYPHDPRAFTQGLLYSGNDTLFESTGLNGQSSVRKVSLHTGKVEAIHKLPHVIFGEGLTLIHDRLYQVIWKEKTGFIYDRYNLSKVKKFTHQMKDGWGLATDGKVLYGSDGTSTLYQMDPQTLKVIKKNIVKYKDHEVFNLNELEYINGEIWANVWQTDCIARISTKDGTVLSWILLPKLRVLMC from the exons ATGGCCAGCGGTTcaataaggaagaagataagCAACAGCAACGGCTCTTCATCTTTATCTAAACATATGAGGAAAATCTCCATTGTTCTCCTCTTTCTCGTTATTTACGTTGCTAGCATTCCATCGAACGTCTCGAGTGTGTCCGGATCTTCCGTCGGAATCTATTCCATCAAAGTCGTCAACGAGTATCCTCACGATCCTAGAGCCTTCACTCAG GGCCTCCTCTACAGTGGAAATGATACTCTATTTGAATCAACTGGCCTCAATGGACAG TCATCTGTTAGGAAGGTGTCTCTCCATACGGGAAAG GTGGAAGCCATACACAAGCTTCCTCATGTTATTTTTGGGGAGGGATTAACCCTTATCCATGACCG GTTGTATCAAGTGATCTGGAAGGAGAAAACTGGTTTCATATATGATCGTTATAATTTAAGCAAA GTAAAGAAATTTACTCATCAAATGAAAGATGGTTGGGGTCTGGCAACTGATGGGAAAGTTCTTTATGGGAGTGATGGAACTTCCACTTTATACCAGATGGATCCCCAAACATTAAAAG TGATTAAGAAAAACATTGTCAAGTATAAAGATCATGAAGTATTCAATCTAAATGAACTAGAATATATAAATGGTGAAATCTGGGCAAATGTTTGGCAG aCGGACTGCATTGCAAGAATCTCTACCAAAGATGGCACTGTTTTGAGTTGGATTCTCCTTCCGAAATTAAG GGTATTGATGTGTTGA
- the LOC124928775 gene encoding pentatricopeptide repeat-containing protein At5g27270, translating into MDALKSAFVSTTPLHTPSPKPKPSSFSKKKPIFLCSVSPDPWSLSDGNSDITKPKPKSKNPKNPLSHDNARRLINLRSKYLSELRRNQGSHALTPKWIKRTPEQMVQYLEDDRHGHLYGKHVVAAIKTVRSLSGKAEGSYDMRLVMSSFVTKLTSREMCVVLKEQKGWRQVRDFFAWMKLQLSYEPSVIIYTIVLRSYGQVGKIKLAEEIFLEMLESGCEPDEVACGTMICGYARWGRHKAMLSFYSAIQERGIILPVAVYNFMLSSLQKKARHGDVIELWKNMVSERILPNRFTYTVIICSFVREGLSKDAFEIFRKMKNSGFIPEEATYSQLISLIAKDGNLNEALTLYEEMKSMGLLPSNYTCASLLTLYYRHEEYSRAASLFLEMEKNKILIDEVIYGLLIRIYGKLGLSEDAERTFKDIENLGLLSDEKTFLAMAQVHIQSKKFEKALDVFEQMKSRNIFPSRFSLIVQLQCYVLMEDLELAESTFELLSKTGPPDACSCTHMLNMYRRLGLNEKAMAFVTFMRQYKVVFDEELLKAVLKLYCLEGMVRDAEQLIEELGSSSLFQDSNFVQILFHTKHGRMFDREDSVKELDQHGVLAYVLMLRLYLADSDITKAENSVKLLLKNANGLSIASQLICKFSKEGENLKAEHLYKLLIKLGCAPEHTASSSMISLYGKLQKLKEAQEIFEFAIDSSEMSKHLYVSMVNAYAKSNEPETAYLVYKEASEKGYNLGAVTVSLLVNTLINSGKFRDAESIIRKSLDDNLELDTVAYNTFIKAMLKAGKLHYATSIYDHMVSLGVVPSIQTYCTMISVYGRGRNLDKAVEMFDMARSKGIPLDEKAYANIICYYGKAGRVDEASSLFHRMLEEGIKPGKVSYNIMMNIYAIKGRHCQAEELFEAMQNDGFSPNSSIYLSLIRSYAEAHKHSEAEETIRSMQRRGIPPTCSHFNLLLSSFTVVGKMKEAERVYEELVELGLRPDIACYRIMVRGYMEFGLIEEGISFFENRISMNVGLDRFIMSAAVHLYRLAGMGIKAEGILDSMGGSGLVFLENLEVGSKRKSLIVS; encoded by the exons ATGGACGCTCTGAAATCCGCCTTCGTCTCCACAACCCCACTTCACACTCCATCTCCCAAACCCAAACCCTCATCTTTCTCGAAAAAGAAACCCATTTTCTTGTGCTCCGTTTCACCGGACCCGTGGTCTCTTAGCGATGGAAACTCTGATATCACCAAACCAAAACCCAAGTCGAAGAATCCGAAGAATCCCCTTTCTCACGACAATGCCCGCCGCCTAATCAATTTGAGGTCCAAGTACCTCAGCGAGTTGAGACGTAATCAAGGCTCTCACGCTCTGACGCCGAAATGGATAAAGAGAACCCCAGAGCAGATGGTCCAGTACCTTGAAGATGACCGCCACGGTCACCTATACGGAAAACATGTCGTGGCTGCCATAAAGACGGTTAGAAGTCTTTCTGGGAAAGCAGAGGGTTCATATGATATGAGGTTAGTGATGAGTTCTTTTGTCACGAAGCTTACCTCCAGAGAGATGTGTGTCGTGTTGAAGGAACAAAAGGGTTGGAGACAAGTGAGGGATTTCTTTGCTTGGATGAAATTGCAG TTGAGCTACGAACCAAGTGTTATCATCTACACTATCGTTCTTCGTTCATACGGTCAAGTTGGGAAAATCAAGCTTGCTGAAGAAATATTCTTGGAAATGCTTGAATCTGGTTGTGAACCTGATGAGGTCGCTTGTGGGACGATGATATGTGGATATGCAAGATGGGGACGTCATAAAGCTATGTTATCCTTCTATTCCGCCATACAAGAGAGGGGAATCATACTCCCTGTTGCAGTTTACAACTTCATGCTGTCATCTTTACAGAAGAAGGCTCGTCATGGGGATGTTATAGAGTTATGGAAAAACATGGTTAGCGAACGTATCTTGCCCAATCGTTTTACTTATACAGTCATCATCTGCTCATTTGTAAGAGAGGGTCTTTCAAAGGATGCTTTTGAGATCTTTAGGAAAATGAAGAATTCAGGTTTCATCCCTGAGGAGGCAACTTACAGCCAGCTTATCAGTCTAATTGCCAAAGATGGTAACTTAAATGAGGCGCTTACACTTTATGAAGAAATGAAATCAATGGGATTATTACCAAGTAATTACACATGTGCTTCTCTTCTTACTTTATACTACAGACACGAGGAATATTCTCGAGCCGCTTCCCTGTTTCTGGAAATGGAAAAGAACAAGATTTTAATAGATGAAGTTATATATGGCTTGCTTATTAGGATATATGGCAAACTTGGGTTATCTGAAGATGCGGAGAGAACCTTTAAAGATATAGAGAATTTGGGACTTCTTAGTGATGAGAAGACATTCTTGGCAATGGCACAAGTCCATATTCAATCAAAGAAGTTCGAAAAAGCTTTGGATGTTTTTGAACAGATGAAGTCCAGGAATATCTTCCCTTCGAGATTCTCTTTGATTGTCCAATTGCAATGTTACGTTTTGATGGAGGATTTGGAATTAGCCGAGTCTACATTTGAATTGCTATCGAAGACTGGACCTCCTGATGCCTGTTCGTGTACTCATATGCTTAACATGTATCGGAGATTGGGATTAAATGAAAAGGCAATGGCTTTTGTTACGTTTATGAGACAATATAAAGTGGTCTTTGACGAGGAGCTTTTGAAGGCAGTCTTGAAACTGTATTGCCTGGAAGGTATGGTAAGAGACGCTGAACAATTGATTGAAGAACTTGGTTCAAGCTCGTTATTTCAAGATAGCAATTTTGTTCAGATATTGTTTCACACTAAACATGGTAGAATGTTTGATCGGGAGGACAGTGTGAAGGAATTGGATCAACATGGCGTTCTTGCTTATGTTTTAATGCTTAGGCTTTACTTGGCTGATAGTGACATCACAAAGGCAGAAAATAGCGTTAAATTGCTACTGAAGAATGCTAATGGCCTATCCATTGCCAGTCAGCTCATTTGTAAATTCAGCAAAGAAG gTGAAAATCTGAAAGCAGAGCATCTTTACAAGCTTCTGATTAAGCTGGGTTGTGCTCCCGAGCATACTGCCAGTTCTTCTATGATAAGTTTGTATGGGAAGCTACAGAAACTGAAAGAAGCCCAGGAAATCTTCGAATTTGCAATTGATTCCTCTGAAATgtcaaaacatttatatgtttcAATGGTAAATGCATATGCTAAAAGTAATGAACCAGAAACTGCATACCTGGTCTACAAGGAGGCATCTGAGAAAGGATACAATTTGGGTGCTGTCACCGTTAGCTTGCTTGTCAACACATTGATTAATTCTG GAAAATTTAGAGATGCAGAGAGTATAATCCGGAAGAGCTTGGACGACAATCTCGAGCTTGATACAGTTGCATACAATACTTTTATCAAAGCAATGCTTAAAGCAG GTAAATTACATTATGCGACAAGCATTTATGACCATATGGTTTCTTTGGGAGTTGTTCCATCAATTCAGACATATTGTACTATGATAAG TGTCTATGGGCGGGGTCGCAATCTCGATAAGGCTGTTGAGATGTTTGATATGGCTCGTTCTAAGGGTATTCCCTTGGATGAGAAGGCGTACGCCAATATTATTTGCTATTATGGAAAGGCTG GCAGAGTTGACGAGGCATCGTCCCTATTTCACCGAATGCTGGAAGAAGGTATAAAACCTGGGAAG GTAAGTTACAATATCATGATGAATATTTATGCCATCAAAGGACGTCATTGCCAAGCAGAGGAACTTTTTGAAGCCATGCAGAACGACGGTTTCTCACCCAACTCCTCAATCTACCTGTCACTCATCCGATCGTATGCAGAGGCGCACAAACACTCTGAGGCAGAGGAAACCATTCGTTCGATGCAGAGAAGAGGGATTCCCCCGACATGTTCTCACTTTAACTTGTTGCTTTCTTCTTTTACAGTAGTTGGTAAAATGAAAGAAGCCGAAAGGGTCTATGAAGAACTCGTTGAATTGGGTTTAAGGCCAGATATCGCTTGCTATCGGATTATGGTGAGGGGTTATATGGAGTTTGGACTGATTGAAGAAGGCATATCGTTCTTTGAAAATAGAATAAGCATGAATGTGGGGCTAGACAGATTCATTATGAGTGCGGCTGTGCACTTGTACAGGTTAGCAGGAATGGGAATAAAAGCTGAAGGTATATTAGATTCCATGGGCGGTTCAGGGTTAGTTTTTCTGGAGAATCTTGAAGTTGGGTCCAAAAGAAAGAGCTTAATAGTTTCTTGA
- the LOC124931404 gene encoding ABC transporter G family member 8-like, with protein MEDQPPSSQKTPKTYTITASSISYTKSTISTAIVFEPCTTAPPTYILKNVSLTANPSEILAVVGPSGAGKSTLLDILAARTCPSTGNLFLNNSPLNPSSFRKLSAYVPQHDACLPLLTVSETFAFSASLLNPKTDNIGAIVGSLLKELRLTHLAHTRLADGLSGGERRRVSIGLSLLHDPAVLILDEPTSGLDSTSAFNVIQTLRLIASSKQRTVILSIHQPSFKILSIIDRILLMSKGGVVHHGTLFSLEEFLLSKGFTVPPQLNSLEYAMELLNQLDYDQQPVSGTNELVPSSSNHPKESRSMRTRYKSSRFHEIAMLYNRFWKIIYRTKQLLLTNTLQALVVGLVLGTIYINIGYGKKGIEKRFGLFAFTLTFLLSSTTETLPIFLSERPILLRETSSGVYRLSSYLIANTLVFLPYLLAIAMVYSFSLYFLVGLCFSWNAFGFFTLVIWVIVLMANSFVLFLSSVAPNFIAGTSLVTILLGSFFLFSGYFISTHSLPKYWLFMHYLSMYKYALDALLINEYSCLASRCLIWVDTEKKVCSMNGRDVLEKRGLHMGERWNNVYILIGFFMFYRVLCLLVLIRRISRSKK; from the coding sequence ATGGAAGATCAACCACCAAGCTCTCAGAAAACCCCCAAAACCTACACCATAACCGCCTCTTCAATCTCCTACACCAAATCCACCATTTCCACCGCCATCGTCTTCGAGCCCTGTACCACCGCTCCTCCGACCTACATCCTCAAAAATGTCTCCCTCACCGCCAACCCATCTGAAATCCTGGCTGTCGTCGGCCCAAGCGGCGCCGGAAAATCAACTCTCCTCGACATCTTAGCCGCAAGAACATGCCCTTCAACGGGAAACCTGTTCCTCAACAACTCCCCTCTCAATCCCTCCTCATTCCGCAAACTATCCGCCTATGTTCCTCAACACGACGCCTGTCTTCCTCTTTTAACCGTCTCTGAAACATTCGCTTTCTCCGCCAGCCTTCTAAACCCCAAAACTGATAACATCGGAGCCATTGTCGGTTCCCTTCTTAAAGAACTTAGGCTGACTCATTTGGCTCACACCAGGCTAGCCGATGGTCTCTCCGGCGGCGAACGTAGACGGGTTTCTATTGGCCTTAGCCTGTTGCATGATCCTGCTGTCCTGATTCTAGACGAACCCACCTCAGGTCTTGACAGTACGTCGGCGTTTAACGTTATACAGACTCTCCGTTTAATCGCGAGCTCGAAACAGAGGACGGTTATCTTGTCTATACATCAGCCGAGTTTCAAGATTCTATCGATTATTGATAGGATACTTTTGATGTCGAAAGGGGGTGTTGTTCATCATGGAACTCTGTTTTCACTTGAGGAATTCTTGCTTTCTAAGGGCTTCACTGTCCCTCCTCAGCTCAATTCGCTTGAATACGCCATGGAATTACTGAATCAGCTCGATTATGATCAACAACCCGTTTCGGGGACTAACGAATTGGTACCATCTTCTTCGAATCATCCGAAAGAGTCGAGATCGATGAGAACCAGATACAAAAGTTCAAGATTCCACGAAATAGCGATGCTTTACAACAGGTTTTGGAAAATCATCTATAGAACTAAACAGTTACTTTTGACCAACACATTGCAGGCGCTGGTAGTGGGTTTGGTTCTCGGCACGATTTACATAAACATTGGATACGGGAAAAAAGGAATTGAAAAAAGATTCGGGCTTTTCGCTTTCACTCTGACATTCCTCCTCTCATCTACAACCGAAACCCTACCAATCTTCCTTAGCGAGAGGCCAATTCTTCTCAGAGAAACCTCAAGCGGTGTTTACAGGCTATCATCATATCTAATCGCAAACACCCTTGTTTTCTTACCATACCTGTTAGCGATCGCGATGGTTTACTCCTTTTCTCTTTACTTCTTGGTTGGCCTCTGTTTTTCATGGAACGCATTCGGATTCTTCACTCTGGTGATATGGGTCATCGTGTTGATGGCGAATTCATTCGTTCTGTTCTTGAGCTCTGTCGCTCCTAACTTCATCGCCGGAACTTCACTGGTGACAATACTCCTGGGAAGcttctttctcttctccggctaCTTCATATCGACGCATTCCTTACCAAAGTACTGGCTTTTCATGCATTATCTGTCAATGTATAAATACGCGCTGGATGCTCTACTGATTAACGAGTATTCATGTCTGGCGTCGAGATGTCTGATCTGGGTTGATACCGAGAAGAAGGTGTGTTCGATGAACGGAAGAGATGTGCTGGAAAAGAGAGGGCTTCATATGGGAGAGAGGTGGAATAACGTCTATATCTTGATTGGGTTCTTCATGTTTTATCGAGTGCTCTGTTTGCTGGTTCTAATTAGAAGAATCTCCAGATCGAAGAAGTAG
- the LOC124932288 gene encoding late embryogenesis abundant protein At1g64065-like: MGTIADDDDQKKLNETQKMDVEESAEAAAALKKELRRKKRKKMAILFVIFTIFQIGMLLVTVLVVMKNRTPQFKLKSATFEAFNVNPAATNPSFNLTMIPNIRIKNTNFGTYKYGETTVTFFYRGSVIGSAVVYKSKVGMRSTKKIRGTAIELSSTGINGNLVAELGNDLSSGMLPVTSQARLNGKVEMMFIIKRKKSANMNCSMKINISTRELQEISCN; the protein is encoded by the coding sequence ATGGGTACTATTgcagatgatgatgatcagaAGAAGCTGAATGAAACCCAGAAGATGGACGTGGAAGAATCAGCAGAAGCAGCAGCAGCTCTTAAAAAGGAGCTTCGTCGGAAAAAACGCAAGAAAATGGCGATTCTCTTCGTCATCTTCACAATTTTCCAAATCGGGATGTTACTAGTCACGGTTCTAGTCGTGATGAAGAATCGAACCCCCCAATTCAAACTTAAATCCGCCACCTTTGAAGCGTTCAACGTCAATCCCGCGGCCACAAACCCGTCTTTCAACCTCACCATGATTCCGAATATCAGAATCAAGAACACCAACTTCGGTACTTACAAGTATGGGGAGACGACGGTTACGTTTTTCTATAGGGGTAGTGTGATCGGGAGCGCGGTGGTTTATAAATCGAAGGTGGGGATGAGATCGACTAAGAAAATTAGAGGGACGGCGATTGAACTGAGTTCGACGGGGATAAATGGGAATTTGGTTGCCGAGTTGGGGAATGATCTGAGTTCAGGGATGTTGCCGGTGACGAGTCAGGCGAGGTTGAACGGGAAAGTGGAGATGATGTTTATCATAAAGAGGAAGAAATCAGCTAATATGAATTGTTCAATGAAGATTAACATTTCCACCAGGGAGCTTCAGGAAATTAGCTGCAATTGA